GAACACGGAAGTCAAGCCTCCTATCGCCGATGGTACCTGGCCTACGGGTCCGGGAGAGTAGGTCGCCGCTGGATTCACGGGCCCCCCGAGGAAAACCTCGGGGGGCCCTTTCTTTTATGTCCATCGCCGTCGCGCCGGGGCGTCGACGCGGGCATCGCCCGCCGTACATGGGCGCGGCTTCGGCCCGCCGCACCTGCCGTCGCCAGGCGCAGGCCATGAGCTGTCGCAGGAGGCTTACCGGGAAAGGCGGACCCTGCCGGCGGCCTTTCCGCCTGTCCCCAGGTTTGCGGGGCCTGCCCGACGAATACCATTCAAAAAAGTGTTTTTGTTTTTATCTTTATGTCTATGAAACGAGCTTTTACGCGAAAAGATTTTATTATCACTATTGTTATCTTGGTTGTATTTTGTGCGATTACTTTGCCTAAAGTTTTGGGACTTACTTCTGGTTCTCCTGAAAGGCAAGATATGGTTTACGCCAGGAGCGCACAGAAATTGGCTGTCTTGAAGTTCAAGGAAGTTGAGCTGCATGACGGGGAGGTCCTTTACTATTACGATGCCTCTCGCGTAAAGGTTCTTGATGCTGCAAATCGTCGCGATGCAGCGAAGTTGTCCAGTATTCGACCTTATGGTTCTTCTACAAGGATGGATTATGACGGTAGCCGTACTGGTGCTGTCGGGGTTCCTGATGGTAAATTCCTTAAGATCCAGATGGATTCCACCGGAAAGATTCTGGGAATGTTCTGGGTGAAGGAGGCCGAGGTAGGAGACGCTAATGAGAATGCCCCTGCTGAAGATTAGGGTCAGGATGTCTTAAGGGCATTGCAAAAAACGCGGGATTGTTTCCCGCGTTTGCTTTTTTAGGTGTTATGGTGGATAAGACGAATAACCGTGTGAAGCCTGCTTGGGGTTATTCCCCATGAGTGATTGCCCTAGCGGGCTGCGTTGCGGCTTGCCTGCTGGATTTCTTTGTCGTTGAGAGCGTAGGCGTATTTTTCTAGGCGCTGCTCCATGAAGGTCATTTGCTTTACCAGCTTGTTTTTTTCGTTTGCCAGGCGTTTGTATTCCGGATTGCGCATCAGGGGATTTTCTTCTTGATTCGTATTTGCCATTTTTTCTTCCTTTTTTTTGCCTTACGATACTTTTATCGTTTTGAAATTTTGAAGTGTCGAGTGGAAGTGAAAAAATTCTAGATTTCTCCGTTTTACTATACCAATGCATTTGCGGCATCTGTAAAGCCGCCTTTGGATAGCGATGGCTGTTACGCTATTTCTACTGCAGATGAACTTTATGGATTCAGTAGAATGTAAGTTTAGGAAATGGAATACCGTTGGTTAGGATTACTGAATTCCATTTCCGGTTTGTATGTAAAAGATTCATATTTTGCAGGACCTTAATCCCGGGGTGTACTTTATTTCATCAAGGATGGGATGAAATATCAGACAAGGAAACTGCAGTTGAAATAAGTCCGGATTTTTTTTTACCCGAACGAGAAAAAGGCAAGTCTCACGACCTGCCTTTTTTCAATTCATTCGTAGTAAACCGTTGCGTAAATCCTAGATCTTCCAGAGGGAAGGGATGGGGCTGGTGCTATCGTAGATGTCGTCGGCTTCGCGCATGGTAATGGACTTACTCTTGAGAGGAAGCATGCGGCGGGCGTCATCGTTGGCGGCCTTGCTGTAGGCTCCTGCCTTCTTGAACCAGCGGAGGGCTACGTTGTACATCTTGGCGCGTTCCAGGATCTTGCCGATGGCGGCGATGGCGTTACCGTAGGCTTCGCTGTCGTCTCCGGAAAACTTGAAATAGGCATCCAGTTCGCTTTCCCAGAAATCCAGTTCCTGGTAGCAGGGGAGCACTACAGATTCGCTGATGGTAACGGCGTCCATGTTGCCTGCCTTTGCGTTGGCGGCGATGGCGACGATGGCTTCTGCAAGTTCCTTGCGGCCGGTCTTCTTTGCGATTTCGAGCCAGGGGGCGATAAAGCGTGTGACGCCGTGGAAGGATTGCATGCGGGCGAGAGCTGCATCGGCATCGGCGAGGCCTGCGTCCTTGGCTTTCTTGTACCAGCCGGCAGCCTTGGCGTGGTTGCCGGCCTCTTCGCACTTTTTGCCGAAGTCGTTGGCCATGTTGCCGGATTCGGCGGCGGCGATTGCGGAGAGTTCTTCTGCGCTGCTGCCGTCTTCATCCAGTTCGCCGGCGGAGAGGTACATCTCGTAGGCGGTTTCCAGCAGGTTGGCGCGGACGAAGTATGTGGCCAGTGCCAGTGCCAGCTTGCGGGTATAGGGCGGAGTCTGGAGGGCGTATTCCTGCCAGTCGGCGGCTTCGCCTGCAGGGATTTCAGCTACGGATTCGGTGCCGGCGGCAATAGTTGCGGCATGACCCTTGGCCTGTGCAATCTTTTCAAGAGCCTTGCGGCCTACTGCTGAAGTGCTGTCTTCCACAGAGGAACCGACAATCAGTTCAAGCAGAGCCTGTGCAATCTTGAAATGACCTTGATTCTTTGCCATGACTAGGCGGCTATAATAGCTTGGGATGACTGCTGCGTCAAGATTCATAATGCCCTCGGTAAGTTTTTATAGTTTGCAGTTCTTTTCCTGCGAACTCATAAATAGAAATTATTTGTTGGCGGTTTTCGGGCATTTTTTGGGGATATCGCCATTTTTAGGGGTTCATCGGGGTTTATTGAATTAGATTTAAGTCTATGAAGAGAATTACCTCCCTGAAGATCGAGAAGCTGTTCGGTACTTTCGACTACGAAATTGATTTCGAGAAGACCGACGGTTTTACCATTTTGACTGCACCCAATGGTTTCGGCAAGTCCACCGTCCTGAAGATTATCCGTGCTGCCGCCGTGGGCAATTTCTGCTATTTTGCGGGCCTGGTTTTTGACCGTATCGAAATGAAGTTCAAGGGCACCATGGGAGACGAGTGGAGACCTAGAATGGGGCCGGGATCGGAACCTCTCAGTGACGAGGAGGCGGCAAGGCCCAAGGAAACCATATTGTTCATCGAGAAGACGGCCCGTGTCGTGGAGGAGTCGGAAGAGGAGGCCTCATCTTCTGAGAATAGCGACGAGGAGACTTTCCAGCCTTACGTTTGCCGCATCTGTTGCGATGACTTCGAGAATTTCTTTACGGATGAGGATATCGACCGTTCCGTCAGCGAGGTGGTGGGTTCCATCCAGACATTGGAGCCCATGTACCAATATATGTCAAATGGGTCCTGCAGACTTTGGAAAGACAAGAAGGATGGGGAAGTCTTCGACATGTCGGGTGTGTTCCGCAGGTACAGTCTGCACTTCCGCAGGATATTCCCGTGGCTTGTCACATTGGTGCGTCGCCTGAATTTCGAGGTGAACTACATCAGTACCAACCGCCTGTACAACGAAGAGATCGAAAGGTCGGTTTCGGGTTTCGCCGGACGCGTTCGTGGCCGTCAGATCGAAGAGGGGCAGGACCTGGGGCTGAACCCTCACCTTCTGAAGATTTTCAGTATCAGTGACGATATCCGTGCGGCTCATAACCGCTGCATGCGGGCGCAGCTCCAGATTGCCCGAAATCTTGAATCCAACTTCGTGGACCGTGTGGTGGAAACGCTGAACCAGAAAAATCGTCCTTCCGCCGAGGAGACCCGCAAGAAGATTTCCTCCAAGATGACTTCCATCGCCAGGCTGGAGAAGAGTTGCAACGAGTTCGGTATCATTACTTCGGCCAACAAGAAGAAGAGCAAGAATCCCGAGACCGATGACGATTCCGCATTGATCGTGTTCAGCATGTATCTGGATGATGTGAAGGCCAAGATGGATGTTTTTGAACCGCTGATCAAGAAGCTGAAGATTTTCTCGGAGTCGCTGAAGGAACTGCTGGACCTGAAGACGGTTACCATCAATCTCTCGGACTGGGAAAGTATCCTGGGAATCAAGAATTCCAGGTCCGGTGCAGCCATTCCCCTGGATGCCCTGTCTTCTGGTGAACAGCATCTGATTGTGCTTCTGGGGCGTCTGCTTTTTGATGCCAATAATTCCGAGGCGCTGGTGATGATGGACGAACCTGAAATTTCCTTCCACCCCAGTTGGCAGGAGGAGTTTTCTGAGATCCTCTTCAAGATTCAGAACGAGTCCCGCGATGCGAAGAACGCAAGGCCCAAGCGCCAGTTTATCGTGGCGACTCATTCGCCGGCCTTTATCGGCGATCACTGGGACAAGACTGTGGAACTGGCCAAGATGGTCAAGTAGGTTCGGATGGCTTTCGAGTACCTGGAAGATTTTGGCAGGAAGCGTCCCGCTTACGACGTGAATCTGGCACGAATGCGCAATGACGCCCATTCGGATAAGATTACGTTGTTTGTAGAAGGGGATGACGACCGCACATTCTTCCGGAGTCACCTGAAGGACCGTCTTAAATGGAAAATCGAATTCGGCCCCAAGAAGAAGGGCGTGCTTGCCCGCTACCGGAAATACCTGGAAAATCCGACGGTCCATTTTGCGGTGTTCTGCGTGGATCTGGATTTTGACTTTGCCGTGGAACTTTTGAAAAAATCAAGGGATGACAGTTCGCGGATCATCGATGATGAACAGCTGCTGTATCAGCTTTTTGATGTAGACGCCTGCGCCGGCTTTAACGATCTTGAAACGTTCCTGTTCCTGTCGGATTCCTATTCTGGCATGATGGTGGAATATTATGACGATGACGAAATCATCGAGAGTATCCGTGACGGGATCAAGACGGTGGGCGTGACCATGGGGGCTTTGCGGGTGGCGAATATCCTGGTTCGCGAGGAATGGGGTTTGCCTGACGATGCCTCGATGCTGTGTCAGCGGGAGGGCGGGAATCATGGCTGCCTGAAGTTTGATGTGGACTTTATGGATTCCTTCGGCTTGCTGGACCTGAAACATCTGACTTCTGCAAGCTTGGAACTGATCGGCGAGAACTTGATGCTGGCCTTTTCGGAGAATGAATATACTGAACACTTGCCTGCCGTTATAAAGAGGGCGGCGGAGGTCCTGGATTTTATCGAGGGCCACCCGAAATATTTTGCCAATTTCCTGCGGGGCCACGACCTGATGGATTTGCTTGCCCGTAGAATGGCCTTTGACAGGAACCGCAAGGGGAGTTCATTCAAGTCCAGGAAAAAACTGCCCGATGGCGGCAAGGTGGATTTCGAGAAATTCCGCGAAGAGCTGGAATCGGACCTTCGAAAGGCGGCAGGCGATTCCATGGAGCGGATCAAGGAATTCCCCCTGGGCAGATTGCTGAAATAATTTTTCTCCCATATCTGACATTTTAGTGTCAATTTTCGATAGTATATTTGTAGACCGAAAAAGAGTCTGGTTCTACAACGCATATTTTTTAGGAGAAGAGAGAAAATGAAGTTTATCCATACGGCGGACCTGCATATCGGTAAACGCATCTGCGAGCGTTCCATGCTGGAAGACCAGAGGTATATTCTAGCTGAAATCCTGAAGATTGTAGAAGAAGAAAAGCCGGATGGTGTATTGATTGCCGGTGATGTATATGACAAGTCTGTGCCCAGTGCCGAAGCTGTGGAAGCGTTGGATGATTTCCTGGTTAAGCTGTCCGATTTCGGTACGAAGGTTTTCGTGTTGAGCGGTAACCATGATTCCGCCGAGCGAATTGCATTTGGCGGTCGTCTCATGGCTAGCCGCAACGTTTTTATGTCTCCAGTCTATACGGGTGAGTTTGCACCTGTGACCTTGAAAGATGAGTTTGGCGAGGTGGATGTCTGGATGCTTCCCTTTGTGCGTCCGGCGACAATCAAGGCGTCCCTTGGGGTAGGTGAAGAGGCTGATGCTGAACGGGAACAGATTACTGATTATACAAGCGCCATAGGGATGGCCTTAAGCAAGATGAATCGTATTCCCGGACGCCGAAATGTTTTGCTGGCCCACCAGTTTGTAACCGGTGCCCAGGTGGATGAAGCCGGCTCCGAGGAATTCGTGGGAGGCTTGGACAATGTGGATTCCTACGTCTTTGAAGGCTTTGACTATGTAGCCCTAGGCCATATACATCGCCCGCAGAATGTTGCCGTGAATAAGTCGGGAGTAGGCTATGTCCGCTATAGCGGTACGCCATTGAAGTATTCCCTTTCCGAGGCGCCCCACAAGAAGTCCGTAACGGTGGTGGAACTTGGTGACGAATTGGAAATACGTGAAATCCCGCTAAAACCCATGCGAGATGTTCGCAAGATCGAGGCGAGTTTTGAAACTCTGGTTTCGGCGGAATTCCGTGAAACCCAGGTGCGGGAGGGCAAGAGTCTTGACGACTACATCTATGCGGTGCTTACCGATGAAATCGATGTGTCGGATGCTGCTGCAAAGTTGCGTGGGTATTATCCGAACTTGATGGCTTTGACTTATAACAATTCCCGCACGAGGAGTGTCGCTAACCTTGATTCTGAGAATGTAGACCAGAAAACTCCTGAGGAAGTATTCAGTGATTTCTTCAAGGAAATGAACAATCGCGAAATGGATGAGGAGGAAAGCGAATTCGTTAAGGATTTGATTAAATCTATTTGGGAGGGCAACCGATAATGAGACCGTTAAAACTTGTGATTACGGGTTTTGGCCCTTATGCGGAACGTACCGAGATTGACTTTGCGAAGCTGGGCGCTCATGGTCTTTATCTGATTAGCGGTGATACCGGTGCCGGAAAAACCACTATTTTCGATGCCGTTACCTACGCACTTTTTGGAAAGGCTAGCGGTGAAAATCGCGATGATGCAAAGCTTTTCCGCTGCACCAATGCGAAGCCCGAAACTTCCACCGAGGTGGAGTTGACTTTTGCCTACGACGGAAAGGACTACCGTATTCGCCGCAATCCCGCATATGAAACGCCTAAGGTGAAAGGGCTGGGGATGACGACGAAGCCTGCTTCTGTCACGTTCTATTACCCTGACGAAAATGGACATGTTTCTGAAACTAGCCGTAGCGTGTCCAAGGACAGGGATGTGGCGGAGGCTGTAAAGTCGGTAATGGGTGGCCTGGACAGGGATCAGTTTTCCCAGATCGCCATGATTGCCCAGGGCGATTTTATGAAGATTCTTCTGGAAGATACCAAGAATCGTCGCGAAACTTTCCGCAAGATTTTCAAGACGGAAAATTTTGAAAAGCTTCAGAAGAGGCTTAGTGAAGAGGCGGCCAGTTTCAGCAGGAATTGCGATTCCCTGGTACAGACGGCCTGCACTCATGTTTCCGGAATCCAGTGTGCTGAAGAATCGAACCTTGCTGCAGATGTTTCTGAAAAGAAGGCCATGGCCCAGAACTTGCAAATTGCGGATTGGGAAGAGGTTTGTGTCTTGCTGCAGAATCTGGTGAAGGAAGATGAGGCTACAGTCAACAGCTGCGCTGGTGAACTGGAAAATCTTAGGAGCAGGATTTCTGATCAGGATAAGGAACTGGGCAAGGCTAGTACTGCGGTCAATAATCGTAGTGCCTTGCAGAAAGCCCAGGAAGAACTTCCTGTGAAGGAAGCGGACCTGAATGTAAAATTGAAGGCAAAGACGGCACAGGAAGCGTTGCAGCCGGAGCGAGAGAAACTTCAGGAGCAGATTACCACCATTCAAAATTCCCTACCCCAGTATGATGGCCTGGAACAGAATCGTACGGATTTGGATGGAAAGAAGATTACTTTGGAGAAAGGTCTGGACAAGTTGAAAACTGGCAAGGCTACTTACGAGAAGAAGTATGCCGAAGTTCAGACCCTGAAGAAAGAACTTGAAACGCTTTCTAATGCCGGTGAAAACAAGGCAAGGCTGGAAGCGGAAATCAGGGAACTGGAAAAACGTCAAGCCGAGATCCAGAATGTGGGTAGGCTGCAGAAGAAATACAATGACGAAATGAAGAATTTGCAGGATGCCCAGGATGAATTCCAGGATGCTCAAAAGGCCTATACCGCCCTTCGAGATGAATACGAACGTAAGAATCAAGCCTTCCTGAATGAACAGGCAGGTATCCTTGCTGTTAATCTGGAAGAAGGCTGCGAATGTCCGGTATGCGGTTCCACTCATCATCCCCATAAGGCCTGTAAGTCTGAAGAGGCTCCCTCTCAGGCGGAATTGGAAACATTGAAAAATCAGGTTTCTGTAGCAGAGGTTTCTCGTAACGACAAGAATGCTGCAGCCGTTCAGCAGAAGGGTAATTGCGATAGCTTGAGGGGAACCCTTCAGGATGAATTGAACAAACTCTTCGGGGAATGTCCTATTGAGGAGGCCAAGTCCCGTGGGAACGATGAATTCCAGAAGAATCGCGATACTTTGAATGCTTTGGGTGAAGATCTGAAGGCCGAAATCAAAAAAGCGAACCGCAAGCAGGAATTGGAAAATAAGGAAACCGGAATTCCGGCTCAGGAAAAAAAACTGGAAGAATTGCGCGTTGCCAATGAAAATTTGAACCTTGACAATAATGCCGTTGCCAAGGATATTGAAGCCTTGAACAAGTCCATTTCAGAAAAGTTGAAGGATCTTGCCTTTGAAAGCAAGGATGCGGCCTCTAGTGAAATTCAGAAGTTGCGGACTAATCTGGTAACCTCCAATAAGGCTCTGGAAAACGCCGTAAATGCCTACAATGCGACTTCCGGTGATGTGGAGGCACTGAAGGGACAGATCAATGCCTTTGTGAAATCTCTGGAAGGCGTTCCCGAATATGACCTGCCTAAATTGGAAGAGGCTAGCAGACAGTTGAAGGATTTGTTGACTCAGAAAACGGAAGCCTGGAAAAATGCATCGGGCAGAGTTTCCCAGAACAAGTCTACCCTTGATAATATCAGGACCGCTGCGACCCGGCTCGCATCAGTCAGCAAGAAGCGTCAGTGGCTGAAGAATCTATCCGATACGGCAAACGGTGGCCTTAGCGGTCGCGAAAAGCTGATGCTTGAAACTTACGTTCAGACATCCTATTTCGACCGCATTATCCGTCGTGCCAATAGGCGCTTTGCCATTCTGTCAAATGGCCAGTATCAATTGATCCGTCGGACGGAAGCTTCCAATAACAGGGCTCAATCGGGCTTGGATCTGAATGTCATTGACCATGTCAGTGGGAAGCAGCGCGAAGTGAAAACCTTGAGCGGTGGCGAAAGCTTCCTGGCATCGCTTTCCTTGGCCCTGGGGCTTGCCGATGAAGTGCAGAGTTCTGCAGGCGGTATCCAGTTGGACACCATGTTTGTGGATGAAGGCTTTGGCTCCTTGGATGATGAAAGCCTGAAGTCTGCAATCCATGTTTTGCAGAACCTTGCCGGAGAGCATCGCCTGGTAGGAATTATCAGCCATGTAAATGAACTTGAAAATAAAATTGACAAGATCGTTCGCGTGACGAAAGACGAAAATCATGTTAGCCGGGTGAACATAGATGTATAGGCAGAGTGCTAGGCGCGTTGAGGTTGCCTAGCACTTCGCTATCAGTAATAGAGGAATACGTGCTTAAGGTCCTCGGCGCAATTGCTGGGACCTGAAGCCGTTTCGCTGGGGGTACTGGATACGACGCTGGAGTAGCGGCCATCTCCATCCATAAATCTGATCTTGCCATGATTGTTTGTGTGCAAGGCGCAGGACATTCCCAGTGGCGTGAGCATGGGGAGACTTTTCCAGAAGTTGTTCTTCTTGATGGAAGCGAGAAGGTTCGAGGCGTTGGCCTTGTAGTTCCTGTAGGATTGTTCCGCGTCTGCATTTGTCTGGATGAATGCCTGCCAGATGTCTCGGCAGCGGAGGTTGTGGGAGTTTCCCTTGATGGGGGCGTTATCCATGGCGAAATGGAGGGCGCTCATGAGGGCGATTTCGAACTCTCCGCTAAATTTTTCCTGTTCCTGGGCGGGGCCTGCAATAATCCCTGAGCCTGATTGTCTT
The nucleotide sequence above comes from Fibrobacter sp. UWH6. Encoded proteins:
- a CDS encoding DUF4435 domain-containing protein, whose protein sequence is MAFEYLEDFGRKRPAYDVNLARMRNDAHSDKITLFVEGDDDRTFFRSHLKDRLKWKIEFGPKKKGVLARYRKYLENPTVHFAVFCVDLDFDFAVELLKKSRDDSSRIIDDEQLLYQLFDVDACAGFNDLETFLFLSDSYSGMMVEYYDDDEIIESIRDGIKTVGVTMGALRVANILVREEWGLPDDASMLCQREGGNHGCLKFDVDFMDSFGLLDLKHLTSASLELIGENLMLAFSENEYTEHLPAVIKRAAEVLDFIEGHPKYFANFLRGHDLMDLLARRMAFDRNRKGSSFKSRKKLPDGGKVDFEKFREELESDLRKAAGDSMERIKEFPLGRLLK
- a CDS encoding exonuclease SbcCD subunit D, with translation MKFIHTADLHIGKRICERSMLEDQRYILAEILKIVEEEKPDGVLIAGDVYDKSVPSAEAVEALDDFLVKLSDFGTKVFVLSGNHDSAERIAFGGRLMASRNVFMSPVYTGEFAPVTLKDEFGEVDVWMLPFVRPATIKASLGVGEEADAEREQITDYTSAIGMALSKMNRIPGRRNVLLAHQFVTGAQVDEAGSEEFVGGLDNVDSYVFEGFDYVALGHIHRPQNVAVNKSGVGYVRYSGTPLKYSLSEAPHKKSVTVVELGDELEIREIPLKPMRDVRKIEASFETLVSAEFRETQVREGKSLDDYIYAVLTDEIDVSDAAAKLRGYYPNLMALTYNNSRTRSVANLDSENVDQKTPEEVFSDFFKEMNNREMDEEESEFVKDLIKSIWEGNR
- a CDS encoding AAA family ATPase, whose product is MKRITSLKIEKLFGTFDYEIDFEKTDGFTILTAPNGFGKSTVLKIIRAAAVGNFCYFAGLVFDRIEMKFKGTMGDEWRPRMGPGSEPLSDEEAARPKETILFIEKTARVVEESEEEASSSENSDEETFQPYVCRICCDDFENFFTDEDIDRSVSEVVGSIQTLEPMYQYMSNGSCRLWKDKKDGEVFDMSGVFRRYSLHFRRIFPWLVTLVRRLNFEVNYISTNRLYNEEIERSVSGFAGRVRGRQIEEGQDLGLNPHLLKIFSISDDIRAAHNRCMRAQLQIARNLESNFVDRVVETLNQKNRPSAEETRKKISSKMTSIARLEKSCNEFGIITSANKKKSKNPETDDDSALIVFSMYLDDVKAKMDVFEPLIKKLKIFSESLKELLDLKTVTINLSDWESILGIKNSRSGAAIPLDALSSGEQHLIVLLGRLLFDANNSEALVMMDEPEISFHPSWQEEFSEILFKIQNESRDAKNARPKRQFIVATHSPAFIGDHWDKTVELAKMVK
- a CDS encoding AAA family ATPase, coding for MRPLKLVITGFGPYAERTEIDFAKLGAHGLYLISGDTGAGKTTIFDAVTYALFGKASGENRDDAKLFRCTNAKPETSTEVELTFAYDGKDYRIRRNPAYETPKVKGLGMTTKPASVTFYYPDENGHVSETSRSVSKDRDVAEAVKSVMGGLDRDQFSQIAMIAQGDFMKILLEDTKNRRETFRKIFKTENFEKLQKRLSEEAASFSRNCDSLVQTACTHVSGIQCAEESNLAADVSEKKAMAQNLQIADWEEVCVLLQNLVKEDEATVNSCAGELENLRSRISDQDKELGKASTAVNNRSALQKAQEELPVKEADLNVKLKAKTAQEALQPEREKLQEQITTIQNSLPQYDGLEQNRTDLDGKKITLEKGLDKLKTGKATYEKKYAEVQTLKKELETLSNAGENKARLEAEIRELEKRQAEIQNVGRLQKKYNDEMKNLQDAQDEFQDAQKAYTALRDEYERKNQAFLNEQAGILAVNLEEGCECPVCGSTHHPHKACKSEEAPSQAELETLKNQVSVAEVSRNDKNAAAVQQKGNCDSLRGTLQDELNKLFGECPIEEAKSRGNDEFQKNRDTLNALGEDLKAEIKKANRKQELENKETGIPAQEKKLEELRVANENLNLDNNAVAKDIEALNKSISEKLKDLAFESKDAASSEIQKLRTNLVTSNKALENAVNAYNATSGDVEALKGQINAFVKSLEGVPEYDLPKLEEASRQLKDLLTQKTEAWKNASGRVSQNKSTLDNIRTAATRLASVSKKRQWLKNLSDTANGGLSGREKLMLETYVQTSYFDRIIRRANRRFAILSNGQYQLIRRTEASNNRAQSGLDLNVIDHVSGKQREVKTLSGGESFLASLSLALGLADEVQSSAGGIQLDTMFVDEGFGSLDDESLKSAIHVLQNLAGEHRLVGIISHVNELENKIDKIVRVTKDENHVSRVNIDV